The DNA region CCTCCTTCCGGTCCATGAACCGGGTCGGATCGAAGGCCTTCACCTCGCCCGCGATGCGGGTCGGGTAGGTCGAGGCGTCGAAGAGGGTGATGGGCCCGATGCCGCTCTTGCCGGCCACGAGCGCGCTCCAGGACTCCTCCACCCCGATGCCCACGGGCGAGACCAGCCCCAGTCCAGTGACGACGACACGGCGCCTGCTCATCAGGTTCACCTCTCCTCGGAAAGAGCGCGTGCGGCGGCGGCGAGGCCCCCCGGCCCCGCCCCCGCGCGCGGTACCGACTCCGGAGCCGCGGCTACTTCTTGTGCGTGGTGATGTAGTTCACCGCGTCCTGCACCGTCTTGATGTTCTCGGCCTCCTCGTCGGGGATCTCGACCTCGAACTCCTCCTCCATGGCCATGACCAGCTCGACGATGTCGAGCGAGTCGGCGCCGAGGTCCTCGATGAAGCTGGCGGCGGGCTTGATCTCGTCCTCTCCCA from Anaeromyxobacter dehalogenans 2CP-C includes:
- the acpP gene encoding acyl carrier protein, coding for MSATIEQKVKNIIADQLGVGEDEIKPAASFIEDLGADSLDIVELVMAMEEEFEVEIPDEEAENIKTVQDAVNYITTHKK